A region of Fusarium keratoplasticum isolate Fu6.1 chromosome 6, whole genome shotgun sequence DNA encodes the following proteins:
- a CDS encoding Fungal-trans domain-containing protein has protein sequence MRRLREDDDDRSEEGFRARKQRKQRPCFSCAECRRLKMKCDRQVPCSNCLRRHRVEFCVAATNNPGTSKSALPSILLCRAGLQDQQQGYQGPPETNTTRHENAQPFDPNLNQHTINRSHHVPSHSNAGVPNQVNPLTLLAHALEPYSVQAPSPHTPASAPSGRLEKSAHSINTGTSASSNPARYAVEDDRENGSYGTLMLGKRGRSKYLGPTAGSEWLKESETQDVPDTPCMTRAPSPALPQGLLATQPSVLSIGTTTVGFPFNASPAHISTRELLACLPSRDEAWTLVESYYRYCAWHHNVAPKPSFEKTFDRVFKRAESGCSSPPINAQEIALVFIIMAQGTMFNIEMPNCDSSAEEWLHLSERSLVKGEFLSNNTVAGLQTLHLMAHLRLQLDEGRRGDSAWPLWGLVMRLIQAMGMHRDGDRWNLPQDVVEERRKVFWECNSADIFQAHCFSRPSAINPEHCDTAFPSEPVRPNGEKSYSILRFELSQISSEILNMAMKVRRPAYSEVTDLDLRLSEFEHNIPYSLRCRAALLATPSRYPQLETAISASPEPSRMSLTISFQQTNLALNVSETIINLHRPYYARVLHDANHGESVYKPSFYIVIERCAIIISIVTDIHTRFPAVTTRQWNFWYHVFGSALCLGTLVLRDPANVMASFALTQIDAAISLFTSLLQHGAHPLRYKRNLQWLLNLRTRALSKISSVSALQRGNSRRDTNAAGQNDGEDGDRDREDDEDVELLGWRTRLIERMGQGHQKTIRTIRLSETPSVSPNMNVTSTSVNSFNPQGQMGISDMANSNPSLPAVNLDSTNELLHDFWDPVLLQDVFGPSQDHQTSLMNTWWDNMPNPSQSRG, from the exons ATGCGACGCCTCCgcgaagacgatgacgatagGTCCGAAGAGGGATTCAGAGCCCGGAAGCAGCGCAAACAGCGCCCGTGTTTCAGTTGCGCAG AATGTCGGAGACTCAAGATGAAGTGTGATCGACAAG TGCCGTGCTCCAATTGCCTTCGTCGACACCGAGTTGAATTTTGCGTTGCCGCTACGAATAACCCAGGGACCTCCAAGTCAGCTCTACCCTCCATCCTCTTGT GTCGCGCTGGTCTCCAGGATCAGCAGCAAGGCTACCAAGGGCCTCCCGAGACGAACACAACTCGCCACGAAAATGCTCAGCCGTTTGACCCGAACTTAAATCAACATACCATAAACCGTTCGCATCACGTCCCTTCGCACTCCAACGCCGGCGTTCCCAACCAAGTCAACCCTCTTACTCTTCTTGCCCACGCGCTCGAACCATACTCTGTTCAGGCTCCCTCTCCTCACACTCCGGCTTCGGCGCCTTCTGGTAGGCTGGAGAAATCTGCACATAGCATCAATACTGGAACCAGTGCTTCCAGCAACCCTGCCCGCTAtgctgtcgaggatgaccGGGAAAACGGCTCTTACGGCACTTTGATGCTGGGAAAGAGAGGGCGATCAAAGTATCTTGGCCCAACAGCAGGGAGTGAGTGGTTGAAAGAG TCGGAAACACAAGATGTACCAGACACACCATGCATGACGCGTGCCCCTTCCCCGGCGCTCCCCCAAGGCTTGCTTGCCACCCAGCCCAGCGTCTTAAGTATTGGCACTACTACCGTTGGATTTCCCTTCAACGCGTCGCCGGCTCATATCAGTACTCGGGAGCTGTTAGCTTGCCTGCCGTCGAGAGACGAGGCATGGACCCTGGTAGAGTCATACTATCGCTATTGCGCCTGGCA TCACAATGTAGCTCCCAAACCATCGTTCGAGAAGACATTCGATCGAGTCTTTAAGCGTGCAGAAAGCGGCTGCTCTTCTCCACCCATTAATGCCCAGGAGATCGCACttgtcttcatcatcatggcccaAGGAACCATGTTCAACATCGAGATGCCCAATTGTGATTCGTCTGCTGAAGAATGGCTACACCTTTCGGAAAGATCGTTAGTGAAAGGAGAGTTTCTATCAAATAATACCGTCGCTGGACTGCAAACTCTG CATCTAATGGCGCACCTACGATT GCAACTTGATGAAGGCCGACGCGGTGATAGTGCTTGGCCGCTATGGGGTTTGGTCATGCGTTTGATCCAAGCG ATGGGTATGCATAGGGACGGTGATCGCTGGAATCTGCCTCAAGACGTTGTCGAGGAAAGACGTAAAGTATTCTGGGAGTGTAATTCTGCCGACATATTTCAGGCGCACTGCTTCTCACGACC GTCCGCCATCAATCCCGAGCATTGCGATACAGCTTTCCCATCCGAGCCAGTCAGACCCAACGGAGAAAAGAGCTACTCGATCCTCCGGTTTGAACTGTCTCAAATTTCCTCAGA GATTCTCAATATGGCCATGAAGGTGCGGAGGCCAGCATATTCCGAAGTTACCGATCTAGACCTCAGACT TTCCGAGTTTGAGCACAACATCCCCTATTCTCTCCGCTGTAGAGCAGCACTCTTGGCTACTCCGTCCCGCTACCCTCAACTTGAAACCGCGATCAGCGCCTCTCCAGAACCATCTCGCATGTCGCTTACCATTTCTTTCCAG CAAACAAACCTCGCTTTGAATGTCtccgagaccatcatcaaccttcACCGACCCTACTATGCGAGAGTTCTCCACGACGCCAACCACGGCGAGTCAGTATACAAACCGTCGTTCTACATTGTAATAGAGCGCTGTGCC ATAATTATCAGTATTGTCACCGACATCCACACCCGCTTCCCGGCGGTCACCACTAGGCAGTGGAACTTCTGG TATCATGTCTTTGGTTCAGCCTTATGCCTTGGTACGTTGGTCCTGCGCGACCCGGCCAACGTCATGGCTAGTTTCGCTCTTACGCAAATCGATGCCGCCATTAGCCTATTCACCTCACTCCTCCAGCATGGCGCCCACCCTCTGCGCTACAAGCGTAATTTGCAGTGGCTTTTGAATTTGCGCACTCGTGCTTTATCAAAAATCTCGTCCGTATCCGCTTTGCAGAGGGGCAATTCGCGGCGAGACACCAATGCGGCTGGACAGAATGATGGTGAGGACGGCGACCGTGATAgagaggacgatgaggatgtcgagtTGCTCGGTTGGCGTACCAGGCTCATTGAGCGTATGGGTCAAGGACACCAAAAGACGATCAGGACCATTCGCCTTTCTGAGACCCCATCCGTGTCACCAAACATGAACGTCACGAGTACGTCTGTGAATAGTTTCAATCCTCAAGGTCAGATGGGAATCTCCGATATGGCCAACTCGAACCCATCTCTGCCTGCAGTGAATCTTGATTCGACAAATGAACTT CTACACGACTTTTGGGATCCCGTGCTTTTGCAAGATGTCTTTGGCCCTTCTCAAGATCACCAAACC TCCTTGATGAATACATGGTGGGACAATATGCCCAATCCATCTCAATCACGGGGATAA
- a CDS encoding MFS domain-containing protein, giving the protein MSDDKSLNQAGIDDSNGKTTTSDTPEHVEDGFSNAQISYDNNGIAGIIQSPYVFGAALLASFGGFSFGYDQGVISIILTMPQFQQTFPEIAPGHSRYGFNTGFMTGMLEFGAFVGCLFFPILADRYSRKLGLAVATAFFCVGAIIQTAANNYGTLVAGRTIGGVGVGTLAMGAPLYISEIAPPNLRGSLLVLEAISIVIGAIIAYWITYGSRDISGDWAFRLPFLLQMAPALAVGIGIQFFPFSPRWLAMRHRNQDALDSLSKLRRLPGTDARIQQEWKGIIREVEIHELLLEREHGAGTNPVLLEFQQWGDLFKPKYIRRTTVALAIPFFQQFSGINAFVYYAPIFFAALGQDYEMSLILSGMVNICQFVAGIPTFLFLDKVGRRKLAIFGGIAMGIPHIIMAGIVNKYNNKWVDHPGMGWFGVALIYIYVLAYASSYGPLAWTLPAEVFPSSKRAKGVGAATAMVWLANFIIGVVVPEMQIKLGWGTYLFFGCFCFAASVFSFFLVPETAGKSLEQIAGAFGDRLEDEEGELESRAH; this is encoded by the exons ATGTCGGATGACAAGAGTCTCAACCAAGCTGGCATTGATGACAGCAATGGCAAAACAACCACGTCCGATACTCCCGAACACGTCGAAGATGGCTTCTCCAACGCCCAAATCAGCTATGACAACAACGGAATAGCCGGGATCATTCAATCTCCCTATGTTTTTGGCGCTGCCCTTCTCGCCTCCTTCGGTGGTTTCTCCTTTGGGTACGATCAGGGGGTCATCTCCATTATCCTCACGATGCCTCAATTCCAACAAACCTTCCCCGAAATCGCCCCAGGCCACTCTCGATACGGATTCAACACTGGTTTTATGACGGGGATGTTGGAATTCGGGGCATTCGTTGGCTGTCTGTTCTTCCCTATTCTTGCCGATCGATACTCCCGCAAACTGGGTCTTGCTGTAGCTACGGCATTCTTCTGCGTCGGTGCTATCATCCAGACGGCTGCGAACAACTATGGCACCCTTGTGGCTGGGCGTACTATTGGtggcgttggtgttggtacACTCGCCATGGGAGCACCTTTGTATATCTCTGAGATTGCACCTCCCAACCTGAGAGGCTCTCTCCTTGTACTCGAAGCCATCTCGATCGTCATTGGGGCTATCATTGCCTATTGGATTACATACGGCAGCCGTGATATCTCGGGCGACTGGGCTTTCAGATTGCCTTTCCTTCTGCAGATGGCCCCAGCACTCGCGGTTGGCATCGGCATTCAGTTCTTCCCTTTTTCTCCGAGATGGCTGGCCATGCGTCACCGCAACCAGGACGCCTTGGATTCCCTGTCCAAGCTTCGTCGCCTCCCTGGAACTGATGCTCGTATTCAACAAGAATGGAAGGGTATTATCCGTGAGGTTGAAATACACGAACTCCTGCTGGAGCGTGAGCATGGTGCCGGGACTAACCCTGTCTTGCTCGAGTTCCAGCAGTGGGGTGATCTCTTCAAGCCCAAATACATTCGACGTACGACTGTTGCGCTTGCAATTCCGTTCTTCCAACAGTTTTCTG GTATCAACGCTTTTGTATACTACGCAcccatcttcttcgctgCGCTCGGGCAGGATTACGAAATGTCTCTCATCCTGAGCGGTATGGTCAATATTTGTCAATTTGTGGCGGGTATTCCTACTTTTCTGTTCCTTGACAAGGTTGGCCGTCGCAAGCTTGCCATCTTTGGAGGCATCGCGATGGGTATCCCgcacatcatcatggccggcatcgtcaacaagTACAACAACAAGTGGGTCGACCACCCAGGTATGGGCTGGTTTGGCGTAGCTCTCATCT ATATCTATGTTCTTGCTTACGCTTCGTCTTATGGACCTCTGGCGTGGACTCTGCCTGCAGAAGTTTTCCCCAGCTCCAAGCGAGCAAAGGGTGTCGGAGCTGCCACGGCCATGGTGTGGCTTGCAAATTTCATCATCGGCGTGGTCGTCCCCGAGATGCAGATCAAGCTTGGTTGGGGAACTTACCTTTTCTTTGGCTGCTTTTGTTTTGCGGCTTCtgtcttctctttcttcctcgtTCCCGAGACTGCGGGCAAGAGTCTGGAGCAGATTGCGGGTGCTTTTGGCGATAGactcgaggatgaggaaggcgAGTTGGAATCACGGGCTCACTAG
- a CDS encoding GFO-IDH-MocA domain-containing protein has product MAAPREIRWGILATGAISITFTKDLLVDPKTRDVSNIKHTVVAAASSSSAARAESFLEDVGAPSTAKAYGSYDELVKDPNVEIIYVATPHSHHYQNVRLCLEAGKHVLCEKAFTVNAKQARILVEIAKEKGLLLMEAFWTRYFPLTNYVREAISSGKLGTIYRVFSDASARLSPEANFSDGKHRMVNADLAGGALLDLGVYSLTWPFLVFWQTQAKKTPPTVAAAITKYEQTSADESTTILLTFPRDVVSGGDAHAIATTSIRIGSVRSDPKPQPCVRIQGELGELQLFDVPQCPNTTRIVLNDGSVEEKKWTQPGPGKGSGWFNGFLTFMNPEGEGQGMFWEADEAAFAIVEGRKEGRQMDLSETIAVMDVMDEVRRQGGLVYPEKIETTDYPVSIGR; this is encoded by the exons ATGGCAGCTCCACGTGAAATCCGCTGGGGAATCCTTGCCACCGGTGCAATCTCAATTACATT CACAAAGGATCTCCTAGTTGATCCCAAGACTCGAGACGTCAGCAACATCAAGCACACCGTCGTCGCAGCAGCTTCATCCAGCTCAGCCGCACGCGCCGAATCCTTCCTCGAAGATGTTGGAGCCCCTTCGACTGCAAAGGCCTACGGCTCGTACGATGAACtcgtcaaggaccccaacgTTGAAATCATCTACGTTGCTACCCCCCACTCACACCACTACCAGAATGTCAGGCTTTGCTTAGAAGCCGGCAAGCATGTGCTGTGCGAAAAGGCTTTCACAGTGAATGCCAAGCAGGCGCGTATTCTGGTAGAGATcgcaaaggagaagggccTATTGCTTATGGAAGCGTTCTGGACGAGATACTTTCCCTTGACGAACTATGTCAGAGAGGCTATCAGCTCGGGCAAGCTGGGGACGATCTACAGGGTATTTTCAGATGCCAGTGCCAGGCTATCGCCCGAGGCCAACTTTAGCGATGGAAAGCACAGAATGGTGAATGCGGATCTTGCCGGCGGTGCGTTGTTGGATCTTGGAGTTTACAGCCTTACTTGGCCGTTCCTGGTGTTCTGGCAGACCCAGGCTAAGAAGACTCCCCCAACGGTCGCTGCTGCTATTACCAAG TATGAGCAAACATCTGCGGACGAGAGCACCACCATTCTTCTGACTTTTCCCCGAGACGTTGTCTCTGGTGGCGACGCCCACGCCATCGCTACAACGTCCATCCGGATTGGAAGTGTTCGTAGCGATCCCAAGCCCCAACCCTGCGTGCGGATCCAAGGAGAGCTAGGCGAGCTGCAGCTCTTCGACGTCCCACAGTGCCCCAACACTACAAGGATCGTACTCAACGATGGGAGTGTCGAAGAAAAGAAGTGGACGCAGCCCGGTCCCGGCAAGGGCAGTGGCTGGTTCAATGGATTCTTGACTTTCATGAACCCGGAGGGTGAGGGCCAGGGTATGTTCTgggaggctgatgaggcgGCGTTTGCCATTGTTGAAGGGAGGAAGGAGGGAAGGCAGATGGATTTGAGTGAAACTATTGCTGTCATGGATGTCATGGATGAGGTGCGTCGTCAGGGTGGTTTGGTCTACCCGGAGAAGATTGAGACGACAGACTACCCTGTGTCTATCGGTCGATGA
- a CDS encoding Zn(2)-C6 fungal-type domain-containing protein, producing the protein MNTAMPTRKVKRSERRRCAKACDNCKRRKERCDGCHPCGRCRSRHVSDDCTFTSSPRLSSINPIISRPEALPEGHDIPAQDNLSGLGWTASHEEPSAAAHSSSSPLLHGFNGLDITHIPQVSRLIQDDHGKVMFIGDSANLAFLQIIRRLVRESLGPCQFAEDPLGHLLIETTPPNQSDWILEMVSRPPTTPEPADAQYLITWYLRATNCLLNLYDERELYQVWSRWIQAIDDGREPKAVSAILFLIFAIGAQACPDDRDDDAERYFNYGRFLTISGIMEEPGLSTVRANILITMYLLAASRRNAAFMYLGTAVRAAYALGIHRRDINALFDLADYTARERLWKALRTLDLFMSASLGRPPSTHETRDTSAKANYSASNDLCAIFEEILTDVYSKRMVSTDILERITEHHRQWTNKFLTGLAVDDIQPTQFIEVDGGKTIPNIGLFHLKEAYYWTIMLLVAADDPLEAENGVADSSSDLVVTRACVDSAIRTVDLLRVLQTSEEVPKRLPVVVNSLFMAALVIGLAQLGDMSRLFPLEKSLSCARALLAIFGRHDAVASRNLAIVDNLQTACSLYLEKMESRRMERQSILVGGLFGVVHDDTKTDCPVAVEREEAHEEQQDCTRLPELDHASFINPVGLPSCSNGNSLSSIGSGTEPMIGLSTDLQGMDDLILPMYPRTLMFETFDKDIPLFPTVDARHPAWDLGQENEGELLI; encoded by the exons ATGAACACTGCCATGCCCACGCGGAAAGTCAAAAGAAGCGAGCGTCGCCGGTGCGCAAAGGCCTGTGACAACTGCAAACGCCGCAAGGAACGCTGTGATGGCTGCCACCCGTGCGGACGCTGTCGCAGTCGCCATGTCTCCGATGACTGCACATTCACTTCTTCGCCGCGGCTTTCAAGCATCAACCCGATCATCAGCAGACCGGAGGCTCTTCCCGAAGGCCATGACATCCCCGCTCAGGACAATTTGTCTGGTTTGGGGTGGACAGCCAGCCACGAGGAGCCTTCTGCTGCAGCCCACTCAAGTAGCAGTCCTCTTTTGCACGGCTTCAACGGCCTCGACATCACCCACATCCCACAGGTATCAAGGCTGATCCAAGATGACCATGGAAAAGTCATGTTCATCGGTGATTCCGCCAATCTTGCCTTCCTACAAATCATCCGTCGCTTGGTCCGCGAGTCCCTAGGGCCCTGCCAATTTGCAGAGGATCCATTGGGCCACCTCTTGATTGAGACGACACCCCCCAACCAGTCAGACTGGATCCTAGAGATGGTGAGCCGGCCACCAACCACACCTGAGCCAGCCGACGCCCAGTATCTCATCACCTGGTATTTACGCGCCACCAACTGTTTGCTCAATCTATATGACGAACGGGAACTGTACCAAGTCTGGTCTCGATGGATACAAGCCATAGATGACGGACGGGAGCCAAAGGCAGTGAGCGCCATCTTATTCCTCATATTCGCCATCGGAGCCCAGGCCTGTCCAGACGATCgagacgacgatgccgagcGATACTTCAACTACGGGCGATTCTTGACTATCTCGGGCATCATGGAAGAACCAGGTCTCTCGACTGTTCGGGCCAATATCCTCATAACCATGTACCTTCTGGCGGCCTCGCGGAGGAACGCAGCTTTTATGTACTTGGGGACTGCGGTGCGTGCTGCTTACGCACTGGGTATCCATCGACGTGACATCAACGCCCTTTTCGACCTGGCCGATTATACGGCACGCGAGAGGCTTTGGAAAGCCTTACGCACACTTGACTTGTTCATGAGTGCGTCTCTTGGTCGCCCGCCCTCGACGCACGAGACACGAGATACgtctgccaaggccaactaCTCTGCCAGCAATGACCTATGCGCCATCTTCGAGGAGATTCTCACCGATGTATACTCGAAGCGCATGGTCTCTACGGATATCCTAGAGAGGATAACCGAACACCACCGGCAATGGACCAACAAATTTCTTACAGGCTTGGCGGTTGATGATATCCAACCGACTCAATTTATCGAGGTGGACGGAGGGAAGACGATTCCCAACATTGGCCTCTTTCACCTAAAAGAGGCTTACTACTGGACGATAATGCTCCTC GTGGCTGCAGACGATCCACTCGAAGCTGAGAATGGAGTAGCCGACTCTTCCTCCGACTTGGTTGTGACCCGCGCCTGCGTTGACTCCGCCATCCGCACCGTAGACCTTCTTCGAGTGCTCCAGACGAGTGAGGAAGTTCCAAAACGGTTGCCAGTTGTGGTCAACTCGCTGTTCATGGCAGCCTTGGTTATTGGGTTAGCGCAGCTCGGCGACATGAGCCGCCTGTTCCCCCTTGAGAAGAGCCTATCATGCGCAAGGGCATTGCTCGCCATTTTCGGCCGCCATGATGCTGTGGCGAGCAGGAACTTGGCCATCGTCGATAATCTCCAGACAGCATGCAGCCTGTatctcgagaagatggaatCTCGCAGGATGGAACGGCAGAGCATCCTCGTTGGAGGGCTTTTCGGTGTTGTCCATGATGATACAAAGACGGACTGCCCCGTCGCGGTAGAAAGGGAGGAGGCCCacgaggagcagcaggacTGTACCAGGCTACCCGAACTGGACCATGCGTCCTTCATAAACCCGGTAGGGTTGCCTAGTTGCAGTAACGGCAACTCTCTATCGTCCATCGGCTCCGGAACCGAGCCGATGATTGGCTTGAGCACCGATCTCCAAGGCATGGATGATCTGATACTGCCCATGTACCCGAGGACACTGATGTTTGAGACATTCGATAAAGATATTCCTCTCTTCCCCACCGTAGATGCGAGACACCCTGCATGGGATTTAGGGCAGGAAAATGAAGGAGAACTTCTTATTTAA
- a CDS encoding Abhydrolase-3 domain-containing protein has protein sequence MTSQFAGLQALLAPADPQPYSTVSTQDNTYEGTKYRIYTPHRETNAQDWLPIGVFFHGGGFVLGDLETEDALCRAIAQNANTLIISVNYRKAPAHKSPAQLQDALKMFQWAYHNATALGGEPNKLYTIGTSAGGALAFAVARKVALGSTELPKDAVKGIAAFSPVMFHPDNVPERYHSQHTAFKDNEKDTPIIDVASLMSFFNTCNAKADDADYFVGLDQASHGLLPTTYIVTCGLDPLRDDGKIVAGSMKSQGVHVRTDHYDGLPHCFWMFPTLPETREFLRKVFSVLSGLLRTCKRLM, from the exons ATGACTTCTCAGTTCGCCGGTCTCCAGGCTCTCCTGGCCCCAGCCGATCCCCAGCCGTACAGCACAGTATCGACTCAAGACAACACTTACGAAGGCACCAAGTATCGCATCTATACCCCACACCGCGAAACCAACGCCCAAGACTGGCTTCCCATTGGCGTTTTCTTCCATGGCGGTGGCTTCGTCTTGGGAGATCTTGAGACTGAGGATGCGCTTTGCCGAGCAATTGCTCAGAATGCAAACACTTTGATCATCAGCGTGAACTACAGAAAAGCGCCAGCCCACAAATCACCAGCACAGCTGCAGGACGCTCTCAAAATGTTCCAATGG GCATACCACAATGCGACGGCTTTGGGTGGTGAACCAAACAAACTCTATACCATTGGTACCTCGGCTGGTGGCGCCCTTGCCTTTGCAGTGGCACGCAAAGTCGCACTTGGCTCTACGGAACTGCCCAAGGACGCCGTGAAAGGCATCGCTGCCTTCAGCCCGGTCATGTTCCACCCTGATAATGTGCCGGAGAGATATCACTCACAGCATACAGCATTCAAGGATAACGAGAAAGACACCCCGATCATCGACGTGGCATCCCTGATGTCCTTCTTCAATACATGCAATGCGAAAGCAGATGACGCCGACTACTTTGTTGGCCTCGATCAAGCCAGTCACGGCCTTTTACCCACGACGTATATAGTGACGTGTGGTTTGGACCCTTTGAGAGACGATGGGAAGATCGTGGCCGGTTCAATGAAGAGCCAAGGCGTCCATGTCAGAACTGACCATTATGACGGTCTGCCGCATTGTTTTTGGATGTTCCCTACCCTACCTGAGACTAGAGAGTTCCTGCGAAAAGTCTTTTCGGTGTTAAGTGGGTTATTGAGAACATGTAAGAGACTGATGTGA